From Leifsonia sp. fls2-241-R2A-40a, one genomic window encodes:
- a CDS encoding DHA2 family efflux MFS transporter permease subunit, which produces MTAPTTRQLRTVLTVAILATFIAFLDGTVVNVALPAIGRELGGGLAAQQWVVDAYLLTLGSVILLAGSLSDLFGRKRVLFWGLVGFAVASAACALAPTAAFLIVARGVQGIAGALLVPSSLALILSSFVDGKAQARAIGVWTAVTSIASIAGPVIGGVLVDALSWRWVFGINLLPIAVTLLLLRGLPAGAERSHGTRIDWTGAVLGVVGLGFPVYALIEHPRFGWDSPVIIGSLALGLAGLVAFVVWERRSAQPMLPLGIFRERDFSVGNVSTAFVYGGVAVGTFALSLFLQQGAGYSATLAGFAMVPSSILLIALSAFFGRLSGRVGPRVMMTVGPLVAAAGFGLMLRIGNDADYLTEVLPAVAVFGLGMAITVAPLTATILGAVDRSRSGIASAVNNAVSRIAGLVAIALAGSVGGATLDAGSFHQLVGAAAVAVAAGGIVSAVGIRNPQAAVGTPALSPVRRTPTSAPPAGS; this is translated from the coding sequence ATGACCGCCCCTACGACAAGGCAGCTGCGGACCGTGCTGACCGTTGCCATCCTCGCGACCTTCATCGCCTTCCTCGACGGCACGGTCGTGAATGTGGCCCTGCCGGCCATCGGGCGGGAGCTGGGCGGCGGCCTCGCCGCCCAGCAGTGGGTCGTCGACGCCTACCTCCTCACCCTGGGCTCGGTGATCCTGCTGGCGGGTTCGCTCTCCGACCTGTTCGGGCGCAAGCGGGTCCTGTTCTGGGGACTCGTGGGGTTCGCCGTCGCGTCCGCAGCCTGTGCTCTGGCCCCGACGGCCGCGTTCCTGATCGTCGCGCGCGGCGTGCAGGGCATCGCGGGGGCGCTGCTCGTCCCGAGTTCGCTGGCCCTGATCCTCAGTTCCTTCGTCGACGGGAAGGCGCAGGCGCGGGCCATCGGGGTCTGGACGGCCGTCACGAGCATCGCGAGCATCGCGGGGCCGGTGATCGGCGGCGTCCTGGTGGATGCGCTCTCCTGGCGGTGGGTGTTCGGGATCAACCTGTTGCCGATCGCCGTCACCCTGCTCCTCCTGCGCGGCCTGCCCGCCGGGGCCGAGCGTTCCCACGGCACCCGCATCGATTGGACGGGCGCCGTGCTGGGAGTGGTCGGTCTGGGCTTCCCCGTCTACGCCCTGATCGAGCATCCCCGGTTCGGGTGGGACTCCCCCGTCATCATCGGCTCGCTGGCGCTGGGACTCGCGGGGCTGGTCGCGTTCGTCGTCTGGGAGCGCCGATCCGCCCAGCCCATGCTCCCGCTGGGCATCTTCCGCGAACGGGACTTCTCGGTCGGCAACGTCTCGACCGCGTTCGTCTACGGCGGCGTGGCCGTCGGCACCTTCGCGCTGAGCCTGTTCCTGCAGCAGGGCGCCGGCTACAGTGCGACGCTCGCCGGGTTCGCCATGGTGCCGTCGAGCATCCTCCTCATCGCGCTCTCCGCGTTCTTCGGGCGCCTGAGCGGACGGGTCGGTCCGCGCGTGATGATGACCGTCGGGCCGCTGGTCGCCGCCGCCGGCTTCGGCCTGATGCTGCGGATCGGGAACGACGCGGACTACCTCACTGAGGTGCTGCCGGCAGTCGCGGTGTTCGGTCTGGGGATGGCGATCACCGTGGCCCCGTTGACCGCCACGATCCTGGGGGCGGTCGACCGGTCACGCTCCGGGATCGCGTCCGCGGTCAACAACGCGGTGTCCCGGATCGCCGGGCTCGTGGCCATCGCGCTCGCGGGGTCCGTGGGCGGAGCGACGCTGGATGCGGGCAGCTTCCACCAGCTCGTGGGCGCGGCCGCGGTGGCGGTGGCCGCCGGGGGCATCGTGTCCGCGGTGGGCATCCGCAATCCTCAGGCGGCCGTCGGGACGCCGGCGCTATCGCCGGTCCGTCGCACGCCTACGAGTGCGCCGCCAGCTGGTTCGTGA
- a CDS encoding GNAT family N-acetyltransferase, with the protein MTIEFRRADFDDARLGSFLQAYLDELAPTAPPESRHALDFSALQRPGVRLFVAYEGSDIVGTGALAVMEPGHEELKSMRTDPARRGAGIASRMLYHLLADARSRRVRRISLDTGSMDFFRPARALYRKAGFEVCDPYGRHVPDPNTVYMTLAL; encoded by the coding sequence ATGACGATCGAGTTCCGGCGGGCAGACTTCGACGATGCGCGGCTGGGTTCGTTCCTGCAGGCGTACCTCGACGAGCTGGCGCCGACCGCGCCACCCGAGAGCCGCCACGCCCTCGACTTCAGCGCGCTGCAGCGCCCCGGTGTGCGGCTCTTCGTCGCGTACGAGGGCTCGGACATCGTCGGCACCGGTGCTCTCGCGGTCATGGAGCCGGGCCACGAGGAGCTCAAAAGCATGCGCACCGATCCCGCGCGCCGGGGAGCCGGGATCGCCTCCCGGATGCTGTACCACCTCCTGGCCGACGCGCGCAGCCGACGCGTCCGCCGCATCTCGCTGGACACCGGCAGCATGGACTTCTTCCGGCCGGCCAGAGCCCTCTACCGGAAGGCGGGGTTCGAGGTCTGCGACCCGTACGGTCGGCACGTGCCCGACCCGAACACCGTCTACATGACGCTCGCGCTCTGA
- a CDS encoding HoxN/HupN/NixA family nickel/cobalt transporter → MPVWMIRRDAGSPRGAAGPVGAMAAAIVLLHLAGATLLLTGTGRPDRGAAWGLALTAYTLGLRHAFDADHIAAIDNTTRALLAGRRRPVSVGFWFSLGHSTVVFGLTLALALGAHALVGAIRTDSSTLHQVTGAVGTTVSAVFLYAIAAVNLVALLGIMRRMRDASSGAEPAEQPDQVGGGPLVRVFGRAVRWVRQPWQMFPLGLLFGLGFDTATEVGLLAVAATSAVAGLPWYSLLALPLLFAAGMSLLDTADGLIMRFAYGWALREPGRRLRYNLTVTSLSIGVALVIGTVELLGVVGGRLDSTGPLWSWAASLDLNAVGFGVAGLLIVVWLAAVAAQRLTRGRDVRLRRRPLARLKG, encoded by the coding sequence GTGCCGGTCTGGATGATCCGTCGGGATGCGGGCTCGCCGCGGGGTGCGGCGGGCCCGGTCGGCGCGATGGCGGCCGCCATCGTCCTGCTTCATCTCGCCGGAGCGACTCTGCTCCTCACGGGCACCGGGCGCCCCGATCGGGGTGCGGCGTGGGGGCTGGCGCTCACCGCCTACACGCTCGGCCTGCGCCACGCCTTCGACGCCGACCACATCGCCGCCATCGACAACACGACGCGGGCACTCCTGGCCGGGAGGCGCCGCCCGGTGTCCGTCGGCTTCTGGTTCTCGCTGGGGCACTCCACCGTCGTGTTCGGCCTGACACTCGCGCTCGCGCTGGGCGCTCACGCCCTGGTCGGGGCCATCCGCACGGACTCCTCGACCCTTCATCAGGTGACCGGCGCCGTCGGGACGACGGTGTCGGCGGTGTTCCTCTACGCCATCGCCGCGGTCAACCTGGTCGCACTGCTCGGCATCATGCGAAGGATGCGCGACGCTTCCTCCGGAGCGGAGCCCGCAGAGCAGCCCGACCAGGTAGGCGGCGGACCGCTCGTCCGGGTCTTCGGCCGGGCCGTGCGGTGGGTTCGCCAGCCGTGGCAGATGTTCCCGCTCGGGCTGCTCTTCGGTCTCGGATTCGACACCGCCACCGAGGTCGGGCTGCTGGCCGTTGCGGCGACCAGCGCGGTCGCCGGCCTCCCCTGGTACTCGCTGCTCGCCCTCCCGCTGCTCTTCGCGGCCGGGATGTCGCTGCTCGACACGGCCGACGGACTCATCATGCGCTTCGCCTACGGGTGGGCACTCCGCGAGCCCGGGCGCCGCCTGCGCTACAACCTCACCGTCACGTCGCTTTCCATCGGGGTGGCACTCGTCATCGGAACGGTGGAGCTCCTCGGCGTGGTCGGCGGGCGGCTCGATTCCACCGGGCCGCTCTGGAGCTGGGCCGCGAGCCTCGACCTGAACGCCGTAGGGTTCGGCGTGGCGGGGCTGCTCATCGTGGTGTGGCTCGCCGCAGTCGCGGCCCAGCGGCTGACGCGCGGCCGGGACGTCAGGCTGCGCCGGCGCCCGCTGGCTAGATTGAAGGGATGA
- a CDS encoding sulfite oxidase — MDTEQLREDRAALQLINPAPYNAEAPPEALAGGITPIALHYVRSNFPLPEHDGTLSIGGAVANPLTLTLEDLKAMPAHEQAVTLECAGNGRLQMRPLPTGEPWGDYAVSTSRWRGARLSDVLAMAQPAEGGVEVLLTGADHGAYHLTPVLADIDREDLRFERALPLPLAADPASDILIAYEMNDEPLPVDHGAPFRLIVPRWYAVTSVKWLARIDVLTDPFSGEFQTGHYMYEWPDRPPERVDIMRVRARITSPAPEAVIPAGPCLVRGKAWAGRGPIQRVEVSLTGAGEWYPADLHPPTGPYQWQEWTFEWDASDVGRHTLRVRATDSAGNVQPEVPEWNRLGYGNNAVEVIYVDVV, encoded by the coding sequence ATGGACACGGAACAGTTGCGCGAGGACCGCGCAGCCCTGCAGCTCATCAACCCGGCGCCGTACAACGCGGAGGCACCGCCGGAAGCACTGGCGGGCGGGATCACCCCGATCGCACTCCACTACGTGCGCAGCAATTTTCCGCTGCCGGAGCACGACGGCACGCTCTCGATCGGGGGTGCCGTCGCGAACCCGCTCACCCTCACCCTCGAGGATCTGAAGGCGATGCCCGCGCACGAGCAGGCCGTCACTCTGGAGTGCGCGGGGAACGGCCGGCTGCAGATGCGGCCCCTGCCGACGGGAGAACCGTGGGGGGACTACGCCGTGTCCACGTCCCGCTGGCGGGGCGCCCGCCTCAGCGATGTGCTGGCGATGGCGCAGCCGGCCGAGGGCGGGGTCGAAGTGCTCCTCACGGGCGCCGACCACGGGGCGTACCACCTGACCCCAGTGCTTGCAGACATCGACCGCGAAGACCTGAGGTTCGAGCGCGCCCTTCCTCTGCCGCTCGCCGCGGATCCCGCGTCCGACATCCTGATCGCCTATGAGATGAACGACGAACCCCTCCCCGTCGACCACGGAGCCCCGTTCCGGTTGATCGTCCCGCGCTGGTACGCCGTCACGTCGGTCAAGTGGCTCGCACGCATCGACGTACTGACCGATCCGTTCTCGGGCGAATTCCAGACGGGCCACTACATGTACGAGTGGCCGGATCGGCCGCCCGAGCGGGTGGACATCATGCGCGTGCGCGCCCGGATCACCTCGCCCGCGCCCGAAGCGGTCATTCCGGCGGGTCCGTGCCTCGTGCGAGGGAAGGCGTGGGCAGGCAGAGGCCCCATCCAACGCGTCGAGGTCAGCCTGACCGGGGCCGGCGAGTGGTACCCCGCCGACCTGCATCCGCCGACGGGACCCTACCAGTGGCAGGAGTGGACCTTCGAGTGGGACGCATCCGACGTCGGCCGGCACACCCTTCGCGTTCGCGCCACCGACTCCGCCGGGAACGTCCAGCCCGAGGTGCCCGAGTGGAACCGGCTGGGGTATGGGAACAACGCGGTCGAGGTGATCTACGTCGACGTGGTTTGA
- a CDS encoding enoyl-CoA hydratase-related protein: MTDTAGIGRWKNLDFPLPPADAEEPASSVLSEDHDGGRIVLLTLNRPHAGNAITTELGARLTRALEDVAVRTEVRVVILTGAGDRAFSIGSDLRQRNRMTKEEWLRQRQDFDRTLYTVRQLRTPIIAAVNGVAYGGGSELAQSCDFIIASESASFAQPEAMLGLAAGGGSPVFLPRLLGRGPAMQMLLTGDPISAAEAHRLGMVNELHPTGALLDAAFAIARKIAGNSPTAVQAVKRAVQLGEGQPVEQAIAIMMDAHWRTAIHPDRAEGIGAFNDDREPDFRDADF, encoded by the coding sequence ATGACCGATACGGCTGGAATCGGCCGGTGGAAGAACCTCGACTTCCCGCTGCCGCCCGCGGACGCCGAGGAGCCGGCCTCGTCGGTGCTGTCCGAGGACCACGACGGCGGCCGGATCGTGCTGCTGACCCTCAACCGGCCGCACGCGGGGAACGCGATCACGACCGAACTGGGCGCCCGCCTCACACGGGCCCTGGAGGACGTCGCCGTGCGCACCGAGGTGCGGGTCGTCATCCTCACGGGCGCGGGCGACCGCGCGTTCTCCATCGGCAGCGATCTCCGGCAGCGCAACCGGATGACCAAGGAGGAGTGGTTGCGACAGCGGCAGGACTTCGACCGCACCCTGTACACGGTGCGGCAGCTCCGCACGCCGATCATCGCAGCGGTCAACGGCGTAGCCTACGGCGGCGGCTCGGAGCTCGCGCAGAGCTGCGACTTCATCATCGCCTCCGAGAGCGCGTCGTTCGCGCAGCCGGAGGCGATGCTCGGCCTTGCCGCGGGCGGCGGCTCTCCCGTCTTCCTGCCGCGGCTCCTCGGGCGTGGCCCGGCGATGCAGATGCTGCTGACGGGCGACCCGATCAGCGCCGCGGAAGCTCATCGGCTCGGCATGGTCAACGAGCTGCATCCCACCGGAGCGCTGCTCGACGCCGCATTCGCCATCGCGCGGAAGATCGCCGGGAACTCCCCCACCGCGGTCCAGGCCGTCAAGCGCGCCGTCCAGCTGGGCGAAGGGCAGCCGGTCGAGCAGGCCATCGCGATCATGATGGACGCCCACTGGCGGACGGCGATCCATCCCGACCGCGCCGAGGGCATCGGCGCATTCAACGACGACCGCGAGCCCGACTTCCGGGACGCGGACTTCTGA
- a CDS encoding Dyp-type peroxidase — MPGTEEVVLELDDIQSGALHERPSPYVATYVLLRIDDRAAGQELVRRLVPLVDSGVPSDDPSRDAWITVAFTYQGLATLGVPQESLDSFSPEFREGMAARAAHLGDVGESAPEHWEHPLGTAEVHVAIAVLSPDRARLESVAERARRAQQELPGITVVWRQDAYQLPTGRTSFGFKDGIGQPAVEGSGRPPTNPHERPLKAGEIVLGYPDETGELPPMPTPDVLGRNGTYVVFRKLHTKVADYRRYLREKAADRQEEALLGAKMVGRWQSGAPLAVSPDADDPSLGADPHRNNDFTYGDDPRGFRCPVGAHARRANPRDALEGDGSVDVRLHRMIRRGTSYGPELPEGVLDDDGVDRGIIFVFAGTHIRRQFEFVKTQWLNDGIFIGAPDQADPLVGSARGPSDFTIPHHPIRRRLTAVPPFVVTRGGEYCFAPSLSAMRWLSELP, encoded by the coding sequence ATGCCCGGGACGGAGGAAGTCGTCCTCGAGCTCGACGACATCCAGAGCGGCGCGCTGCACGAGAGGCCGTCGCCCTACGTCGCGACGTACGTCCTGCTGCGCATCGACGACCGGGCAGCCGGCCAGGAGCTGGTGCGGAGGCTGGTGCCGTTGGTCGACTCCGGTGTCCCGTCCGACGACCCGAGCCGTGACGCCTGGATCACCGTCGCGTTCACCTACCAGGGGCTTGCCACACTCGGAGTGCCGCAAGAGTCCCTCGACTCGTTCTCGCCGGAGTTCCGCGAGGGCATGGCGGCACGCGCCGCCCACCTCGGCGATGTCGGCGAGAGCGCCCCTGAGCACTGGGAGCATCCGCTCGGGACAGCCGAGGTTCACGTCGCCATCGCCGTGCTCTCCCCCGACCGGGCGCGGCTGGAGTCAGTGGCCGAGCGGGCGCGCCGTGCCCAGCAGGAGTTGCCCGGGATCACCGTCGTCTGGCGGCAGGACGCCTACCAGCTCCCCACCGGACGCACCTCGTTCGGGTTCAAGGACGGCATCGGCCAGCCTGCGGTCGAAGGCAGCGGGCGCCCGCCGACCAACCCGCACGAGCGGCCGCTGAAGGCCGGCGAGATCGTGCTGGGCTACCCCGACGAGACGGGCGAACTCCCTCCGATGCCGACGCCGGACGTCCTCGGCCGCAACGGCACGTACGTGGTGTTCCGCAAGCTGCACACCAAGGTCGCCGACTACCGTCGCTACCTGCGGGAGAAGGCCGCCGACCGCCAGGAGGAAGCCCTGCTGGGCGCCAAGATGGTCGGTCGCTGGCAGTCCGGTGCACCGCTCGCCGTCTCCCCCGACGCGGACGACCCCTCCCTGGGCGCGGACCCGCACCGGAACAACGACTTCACGTATGGCGACGACCCGCGGGGTTTCCGCTGCCCCGTCGGCGCGCACGCCCGCCGTGCCAACCCGCGGGATGCGCTCGAGGGCGACGGCAGCGTCGACGTCCGCCTCCACCGGATGATCCGGCGCGGCACCAGCTACGGCCCCGAGCTCCCCGAAGGCGTCCTCGACGACGACGGGGTGGATCGCGGCATCATCTTCGTCTTCGCCGGGACCCACATCCGCCGGCAGTTCGAGTTCGTGAAGACCCAGTGGCTGAACGACGGCATCTTCATCGGCGCGCCGGACCAGGCGGATCCACTGGTCGGCTCGGCACGCGGACCCAGCGACTTCACCATCCCGCACCACCCCATCCGGCGACGGCTGACCGCGGTCCCGCCGTTCGTGGTGACCCGCGGCGGCGAGTACTGCTTCGCGCCGAGCCTGTCGGCGATGCGTTGGCTCTCCGAGCTGCCCTGA
- a CDS encoding DUF4331 family protein, with product MSDHISGPRAISNPIADITDVYAFPSPERPDALVVVMDTLPFAKPTDAFSEGLIYRFRLRPLAPNTDDGAPFTPGERELRFDCVFEPPSRSEDGTFTQTGRITTPAGEVVEFRVNDEAGSAEHGVRVFAGVRWDPFILDAPAALKTIATGALAFTDPGAIFMDGKDVLGLVVEIDRALLGDGHLFGVIAETLTRGVFTVRIERVGRPEVKNMLLAPKQFDQVNRDIELRDLYNMEDGFHLEDGYLSAYRARLDANLAFWDSLDGTVDWPPVDGRHPLTELVLADYLVVDLDKPYQEAGSFLEIELAAMKGREHTTCGGRAVNDDMMDTFFTTFINAGNGPTIRDGVDASSRPASRTFPYLAEPNPEPPEKPEHH from the coding sequence ATGTCGGATCACATCTCCGGCCCCCGGGCGATCTCGAACCCCATCGCGGACATCACCGACGTCTACGCCTTCCCGAGCCCCGAACGGCCGGACGCCCTGGTCGTGGTGATGGACACGCTCCCGTTCGCGAAGCCGACGGACGCGTTCTCGGAGGGGCTGATCTACCGGTTCCGCTTGCGGCCGCTGGCCCCGAACACGGACGACGGCGCGCCGTTCACGCCCGGGGAGCGGGAGCTCCGCTTCGACTGCGTCTTCGAACCCCCCTCCCGCTCGGAGGACGGCACCTTCACGCAGACGGGTCGCATCACGACGCCGGCGGGCGAGGTCGTCGAGTTCCGCGTGAACGACGAGGCCGGCAGCGCGGAGCACGGCGTCCGAGTCTTCGCGGGAGTGCGGTGGGATCCGTTCATCCTCGACGCCCCCGCGGCCCTCAAGACGATCGCGACCGGCGCACTGGCGTTCACCGACCCCGGGGCGATCTTCATGGACGGCAAGGATGTGCTCGGCCTGGTCGTCGAGATCGATCGCGCCCTGCTGGGCGACGGCCACCTGTTCGGTGTGATCGCCGAGACCCTGACCCGCGGCGTCTTCACCGTGCGGATCGAGCGGGTGGGGCGTCCCGAGGTGAAGAACATGCTGCTGGCGCCCAAGCAGTTCGATCAGGTCAACCGGGACATCGAGCTCCGCGACCTGTACAACATGGAGGACGGCTTCCACCTCGAGGACGGTTATCTCAGCGCCTACCGCGCACGGCTCGATGCGAATCTCGCGTTCTGGGACTCCCTCGACGGGACCGTCGACTGGCCTCCGGTGGACGGACGGCATCCGCTCACCGAGCTGGTGCTCGCCGACTACCTCGTCGTCGATCTGGACAAGCCGTACCAGGAGGCGGGCTCGTTCCTGGAGATCGAGCTCGCCGCGATGAAGGGTCGTGAGCACACGACCTGCGGCGGGAGAGCCGTGAACGACGACATGATGGACACCTTCTTCACCACCTTCATCAACGCCGGCAACGGCCCGACCATCCGGGACGGCGTGGATGCGTCCTCCCGGCCGGCCTCCCGCACGTTCCCGTACCTGGCTGAGCCGAACCCCGAGCCGCCCGAGAAGCCGGAGCACCACTGA